TGATGAATGGGATGATGAAGAGCGCACCCCTACACAAGGGCAGGCCGAGTTCATTGTGGCCAAGCACCGTAACGGCGGATTGGATAATATTAGGTTAAAGTTTATTGGTGCCTTGGGTAAATTCGATAACTTAGATGACTTTGACTCGCCATTCGAGTTTCAATCTAAGATGAATGCCGATGAAGAGAACCCCTTTATCACCAATAGTTTCCCGTCAGCCAATGAGGCCTTTGACAATGGTCAAGAAACCGGCAATCCTGAAGAAGACAACGATATTCCCTTTTGATTTTCTCGACATCAAGGTTAAGACAATCCTGTCTCTTGTCTTATGTCTTGTGTCTTCCGTCTATCTATCCGCTTCCATGATACTTATTCCCATGGATGCCGAAAGCCAAAAAAACCATCTGAAGGCCTACGGAATTACCTATTGGGTCTTGACCAAACAACAAAAGGTGCAATGGCTCTTGAACTATCGGGGGGGCTCTTTTTTATTGCCCGATGGGGAAGTCATTCGAAAAGAATGCCAAATTCGGGGGGTTTCATATGAAATAGTGTCAGACGCACAGGCAGAGGCCATTTTAGATGAAATTAGCAGTCCCTCACGCAACCAAGATGCCGTAATTCTTGAGAAGGCACCCAAAATAGCCGTGTACTCACCCAAAGACAACCAACCTTGGGACGATGCCGTGACCATGGTGCTAACCTATGCCGAGATTCCCTATGTGACCGTATATGATGAAGAAGTGCTCGATGATAAGCTTGCACTTTATGATTGGTTGCACCTGCACCACGAAGATTTTACCGGACAGTTCGGCAAGTTCTACGGGGTCTATCGTGCTGCCCCTTGGTATATCGAAGGCAAACGGCGTGCCGAAGAGCGGGCCGCAAAGTTGGGCTACAGCAAGGTCTCTGAGCAAAAAGGTGCCGTGGCCCAGAAAATAAGAAATTACGTTATAGGAGGTGGCTTCATGTTCGCCATGTGCTCGGCCACCGATAGTTTTGATATTGCCCTGGCTGCCGATGGGGTGGATATCTGCGAGCCTATGTTTGATGGAGACCCTTCAGAACCCAACTATCAAGGCAAGTTGGATTTTAGCAAAACCTTTGCCTTTACCGATTTTGTACTGGAGCGTAGTCCGTTACGATACGAGTTCTCCAGTATCGATATGACATCCAAAAGGCAGATACCCAAAGAATCGGATTATTTCTCGCTGATGGAGTTCTCGGCCAAATGGGACCCTGTGCCAACCATGTTGACCCAGAACCACACCACATTGGTCAAGGGTTTCATGGGGCAGACCACTTCGTTTGCAAGAGAACATGTAAAACCTACCGTAATGGTGCTGGGCGAAAGCAAATTGAACGGCGAGGCAAGGTATATACACGGTATCAAGGGCAAGGGTTTTTTTACCTTTTATGGAGGCCACGACCCCGAAGATTACCAACATAGGGTAGGGGACCCGAAAACCGAATTGGAGCTGCACCCGACCTCTCCCGGTTATCGTTTGATTCTCAACAACGTATTGTTTCCTGCAGCACGAAAGAAAAAACAGAAGACCTAGCCAACCAATTTTTCAAGTACTTTTTCAACCCCAAAGGCTTCATTGCTGGCCGTTTCAAACTGGGCCACTTTTTTGACTTCGGGGTGGGCATTGGCCATTGCAAAACTATAGAGGCTTAGCTGCATCATTTCCACATCGTTAAAATAGTCGCCGAATACCATGACCTCGTTTTTCGAAATTCCACGGTCTTTCATCACCATCTCAAGAGCATGGCCCTTATGGGCATACCGGTTTGAAAAATCTACCCAATGGGTACCTGATACCTTTACCTTCAATTGACTTTCCAAATGTTTTACATGCGGATAAATATATGTTTCCGAACCTTCAAAGTGATAAACGGCCACTTTTAAAACCTGTTCCTCAATACTTTCCAATGTGTTCACCTCCTCGAAACAGCTGTAGTATTCACGCAGCAATTTGACAAAGGGCCGGGAGTGGCCCGTGACAAAGGCCTTTTGGTTACAGCACAGCACTGGGTGCGCCCCATCGATGCCTTTTACAGACTTCAAAACGGTGCCTACTTCCGCAGGCATTAATGGGTTTACCAAGAGCTGTTTCTCTCGATGCATGACCAGTGCCCCGTTCTCGGCAATAAAGATGGTGTCATCTTTTACGGTTTCCAACTTCTCGGCCATGCTGTTGTACTGCCTACCACTGGCGGCAACAAATTGAATATTCTTCTTGCGAAGTGCCTCGAAAAGTTCAAAGAACCGTTCACTGACCTCATGGTTTGGGTTCAACAGGGTACCGTCCATATCGGTGACCACCATCTTGATCTTAGATAAATCCATAGTTTCAAATACGTGGCAAAGGTAAGGGTAAGGCACGTATTCGTGTAACCAATTGATTAAATTTGACCTTCATTCCTGCGAAAGCAGAAATCTATTTATGTTTATGTGGATTCCCGTCTTTACCGAAACAAGCCTTCCTGACAGTAGGCAGGTTGGGCATAGGCACGGGAAAGACGGAATAATTATAATATGCAGTTTCATCAAAAAGAAATTACGCTAAAATCATACCCAAGGGGCTTTCATTTGATTACCGATGAGGTTTTACGGGCCATCCCCGAGATCAAAAGCATCGATACGGGTATGCTGCAGGTCTTTATAAAGCACACCTCGGCCAGTTTGACCATCAATGAAAATGCCGACCCCACCGTGCGGTTGGATTTTGAAAGCCATATGAACAAAATGGTGCCAGAAAACGCCCCGTATTATGTGCATACGTACGAGGGGCCCGATGACATGCCCGCGCACATCAAGGCATCGTTGATGGGGGCTTCGGTGCAAATACCCATCACAAACGGAAAATTGAACCTGGGCATTTGGCAGGGTATTTATCTATGCGAACACAGAAACCGGGCATCTGGCCGTCGGTTGGTCATCTCGGCTTTTGGTGATTGATTTTTTTAAGGAAGGAAAATGGGGCATCATTTTCTCTTGCGCAATTTTTTGGCAATCTTCTTGGCCCAACTTTGGTACATTTTTTTTGAAGGGTGAAGGCTGTCGGAAGCAATCAGGTTGGGGTTGACCGCCATATTACGGGTAGAGGGTGTAATGTCTACCACCAAAACGCCCTGTTCTTTAGCCATGTTCTTGATAATGCGGTTGTAGCGTCCGATTTCGGTGGTAATCTTCTCTTTGTCGCGGAAGCGTGCAAATGGGGTTGCTCCCCAATCAGGAATGGTCAGTACAAAAACATTGGATCGGTCGTTGCCCGCCAGTTCAATACTGCGTGCCAATAGCTGGGCAAACTCAACTTCGAACAAACGTATGGGCAAACCTTGGTACTGGTTGTTGACCCCGATGAGAAGTGCAACCTGGTCGTAAGGGGGCGAAAGATCTGCGGTGGCAATGGCCTCTAGCAAATCGGTGGTGGTCCAT
This portion of the Flagellimonas lutaonensis genome encodes:
- a CDS encoding SGNH/GDSL hydrolase family protein, which produces MPTLKTFTLLVSLILFGHCMAQETPSSFLALGDSYTAATGELNKNSWPMQLHEIIDKKYIDLNEPHILAKAGWTTTDLLEAIATADLSPPYDQVALLIGVNNQYQGLPIRLFEVEFAQLLARSIELAGNDRSNVFVLTIPDWGATPFARFRDKEKITTEIGRYNRIIKNMAKEQGVLVVDITPSTRNMAVNPNLIASDSLHPSKKMYQSWAKKIAKKLRKRK
- a CDS encoding asparagine synthetase B — translated: MILIPMDAESQKNHLKAYGITYWVLTKQQKVQWLLNYRGGSFLLPDGEVIRKECQIRGVSYEIVSDAQAEAILDEISSPSRNQDAVILEKAPKIAVYSPKDNQPWDDAVTMVLTYAEIPYVTVYDEEVLDDKLALYDWLHLHHEDFTGQFGKFYGVYRAAPWYIEGKRRAEERAAKLGYSKVSEQKGAVAQKIRNYVIGGGFMFAMCSATDSFDIALAADGVDICEPMFDGDPSEPNYQGKLDFSKTFAFTDFVLERSPLRYEFSSIDMTSKRQIPKESDYFSLMEFSAKWDPVPTMLTQNHTTLVKGFMGQTTSFAREHVKPTVMVLGESKLNGEARYIHGIKGKGFFTFYGGHDPEDYQHRVGDPKTELELHPTSPGYRLILNNVLFPAARKKKQKT
- a CDS encoding secondary thiamine-phosphate synthase enzyme YjbQ; this translates as MQFHQKEITLKSYPRGFHLITDEVLRAIPEIKSIDTGMLQVFIKHTSASLTINENADPTVRLDFESHMNKMVPENAPYYVHTYEGPDDMPAHIKASLMGASVQIPITNGKLNLGIWQGIYLCEHRNRASGRRLVISAFGD
- a CDS encoding Cof-type HAD-IIB family hydrolase, which gives rise to MDLSKIKMVVTDMDGTLLNPNHEVSERFFELFEALRKKNIQFVAASGRQYNSMAEKLETVKDDTIFIAENGALVMHREKQLLVNPLMPAEVGTVLKSVKGIDGAHPVLCCNQKAFVTGHSRPFVKLLREYYSCFEEVNTLESIEEQVLKVAVYHFEGSETYIYPHVKHLESQLKVKVSGTHWVDFSNRYAHKGHALEMVMKDRGISKNEVMVFGDYFNDVEMMQLSLYSFAMANAHPEVKKVAQFETASNEAFGVEKVLEKLVG